In Salvia miltiorrhiza cultivar Shanhuang (shh) chromosome 4, IMPLAD_Smil_shh, whole genome shotgun sequence, the DNA window AAACGGGCCGGATTTGCAACAATTGCAAATCGACTTTGAAGAACTCCAAATGCACGTTCCACATCTTTTCTACACGACTCTTGTCTCGTAGCAAAATGTTTTTTCTTTGCAGTACGTGGTTCATGTATAGTTTGCACAAGTGTGGACCATTTCGGATATATTCCGTCAGCTAAATAATAACCCACACTATACTCTTTTCCCTGTATTACATAATTTGCAGGTGGAGTGATACCTCTAGCAAGATCACTGAAAAGATGTGATCTTTCCAAGACATTAATATCATTATTGGACCCTGGCATACCAAAGTATGAATGCCATATCCAAAGATCATAATCAGCAACAATTTCAAGAATAATATATAAGAAGAGCCAGCAGCATGATAATTCATATCTTATTTTTGCTTCGTGATGAGTAAAATTGAGAAGATAGGTGTACAGATTATTAGATGTGCATACTtcttatataataaaatttgttcaaagaaatcttatcttgtctGCATACTCTTGCAATTATTATCTCTCCTGCAAACTTATCTTTCCAATGATGATATCCACCGTCCATTATGATTTCCATTAATCCTCACCATCTGTTTCTTATCTATGCTGCAActttataaaatcaaatctGCACCATCCATTTAAAGTTCTTTAAATCTGCACCATCCATTCTATATCTCATGTACGAATCTGGAAGAAAAAATCTATGCCATTCATCACGATTTCCATGAAATCTCCACCATTCATTTCTTATCTTATCTGCAaattttcacaatttaatgtctATAAATATGCTCTACGATTTGTATACTTCCACATAGAATCTAAGCTTTTATTTCTTgtgtttgtctttttttttatttgtttgttattCTGCCTTtcatgtcttcttcttctcgaCAGCCTAATTACACAATCGATGAAGATAAACATCTTTGTCGTGTGTATATGGATCTATCCCAAGATGGTGAAACAGGAATCTATCAAAAAAAAGATACCTTTTGGAAAGAAATTGTGAACGTATATAATAGTGACAAACCTTCTCCACATATTCCTGATCGAACCAAAAGATCGCTTGAAACTCGTATGCAAGTCATTATGAGTTCTCTTTCAAAATTCAAAGGATGCGTGCAACAAATCGAATATCTAAATCCAAGTGGCGCTTCTGAAAAAGATATTGTAagtagttatttatttttacaattgatTTAACTATTTAATTGTTGTGCTATTGCTAACATATGTTATTTATTATTCAGTTTGATCGTGCAAAACAATTACTGACGGAGGATCCAAGATATAAGAAAGGATTCAAGTTTGAGCATGTCTGGCCCCTTATGAAAGATTTTGTGAAGTTTGATTGTCCTTCACAAAGGTCTTCATTTCAAGCAGAAACACCACCAGAATCTCCTATCTCACCTGATGGTTTGTCTTCTTTTAGTATCAATCTAAGTGATGGTAGTGGCAGTGGTTCAGGACCAACACAACGCCCTGATGGGGTAAAAAAGActaaaaataagagaaaaaaagGCGAAGATATGTCTAATATTCTACAAGCAATTAATCAAGGAAATAAAAGACTTGAAGAAATAATGGATAACTCATCCACAAAAAAAGATCAGATCATGCAACTACAACAACAAAAGATTGAAGCAAAAAAACAAGCTCTTGCATTTCGTAAATGGGAAGCagataataaaattttgatgataGACACCGACAATATTTCTGATCCCATTCGACGTGAGTACTTCAAACAAGAACAAACTAGAATCATATTGAAAAGGCAAGACGGTTCAGGTTCAAGCAATGCTTTCAATATGTTTGGTGATGAATTTCCGAATTTTGGCGGATCTGGAAGTGATGCTGGAGGTGATGCTGGAGGATCTGAAGGGGATTTTGGACCTTATTGAATGTTttcttaatttaatattattgtatttctatttcttgtaattttatgtttatgatatttttgtgttgttgtaattttattattattgcaattttatattattgtatttttatgaTGTTGCAATTTAAAAATTCTATATAAtatcttttataatttaaacaaaaataaaataaattaataatatacaaaataaaaatatatattctgaTCGTCAATTTTTAAATTGCACATTGGAAATATTTCATATTAATAACGAGACAATTAGAGTGATGAATAAGAAGTATTTCATATTAATAACAAAAAGAAGTAAAGGTAAAACCACAAAAAGAAGGataaaagaaaagcaaaaaaaaaaaaataataactagCGTGATGAACAGTAGCCCGCTACATTTGCCGGGGCACTGTTCATTCACTCTACATTTTGGCGTAAAGTAGCGTGCTGTTGGAGGGAGCATTGGACTGCAAAATAGCGGTTCACTCTAGAATAGAGTGCCGCTGCAGATGCTCTAAGTAGTATTGAGattggtgaaaatgtgttataattagtattgggagtggtgaaaaagtgaaaagtaagaataaataaagaattattAGTGGTGTGGTAGTtgtcaaaaaatgaaaagaaagaaagatgaacttatttggggacgtcccaaaaaagaaaaagaagaacttCTTTAgtgacggatggagtataatataaaaCATCAGTTTTTTTCCCATCAATTTAATGACatttttgcaattataacattaaTCAAGGatactataaaaattaaaagaaagaggagagagatgagagagaaaagaagaaatATGAGTAGAAGTTAAGGAAAGATGAGAGCataaataggagagagaagatatatctacatttttttcacatttttctttCCTAATTTTATCACACATACTTCTAtgattttctaaaaatcttCAAATTTGATTTGTGAAAATATATTCCATATGTATCTTaagttaaagatcatgacaagatctttaatttgatgtaaaaatcattaaatataaatttgaaataaataaattattataatttaaaattttaaaatgattgtttttctctctcctttctatttttctatatttttttcttttttttctctctctctcccgtcaCTTTATTCACATAGGAAGTGTTTGACATAAATGAGGCTATTAATTAAGAAGCGTTCTTTTGTGTTCCATGCAGCACCATACTCCCGGGtgcaaaatgacactaacacttacactaaatgacactaacactatcttaAAATGACACAAATACTATTCTGTTTTACAAaggacactatcatgttatataaataacattgttgcgaaatgacattaacactatattgaaatgacactatcattAATCGTCTAAATGAACTtcaatattctctctctctcgccatGAATGAACTTCAAATAGACTCTTCATTTCTCTCTAGAATAATCTTTCTCTCCCTCACTCTATCTCTCGTTGTCAAAATGAACTTCTTAAATTGAATGTCTCTCTATCGCTAGAGCTTATGTAATATACATGAATAATAAGAATGAGATGAAGAGATATCGTTTATGTTATATACATAATAAGACTtaatttgtcttcaatttttttaaaattatgaaggAATCTAATTAAGTAATTATATCTCTATTTCTATGCATGCAAATATTTTGAAAGAGTTAAAACTGATAGCTTTATGTCTATCTTGAGATGGAAAAGATCGGATTTACGCCATTCTTTGAGAGAATATTGGCCTTttaatactcctttcgtccaaccaaaaaaaatatactccctccgtcccaccattttagtctcctcccacttttcacatatattaagaaaatgcatttaatttttatatttttatcttttatacccttatttattattttcacacatccttttcacatttaagtgaagcattaaataaggttaatttagtaaaaacaatatttttatatagtattaattagaaaaattgactatttttttgggacatctcaaaatggaataagggactaaaatggtgggaccgAGGGAGTAGttctttttgccattttgggatATCCACAAAAGTTAgtccattttcatttttaaaaactaTCTATCACATGGTAGATCATATTTTTCACTCATAATACAATtgattatcattataaacactactttttaagtgagactctttctccactcacaatacaataatcatttttattaaaaactaGTGTCGTCTTTtactaggactattttttgtggacgaatatGTATAACCGTGAAGTATGGATGGGAATGCATGGGAAACTAAAAAGAGTGGAAATGTATTGGAACTCATTAAAAAATATGTCGGAGAAGCCAATATTGTTGTTTAATTAGGAGAAGTGGTTAGCCTTTTGAAGGCATAAATTTCAccgatttttataaaatatgtatgGCTGATATATGTGAATGAAACCAATAGATATAAAGATTCATGGTGATATATGTGAATGAGACCGCAGCTTCCTGGAAAAGGCGATGAATCTGGGGCGCAGTGGGCCAGGGAATAAAAAGAGGCCACGCTCTGGCGGCTGGCCTGAGCGGTGGTGGTGGAACCCGGTGGTGGAAGTCGGCGTCCGGTGATGGTGTGCAAGGTGCGGCGATGGTGAGATGTTTGGCTGATTAGGGCTCACGATTTTCCCCTTCtctttttttgttaattatacTCACTCAAAACAATGTCGTTTTGAGTGTTAGAATATAactacaaaacgacgtcgtattacTTGCCCGCCGGTGCGTCCACATTTGCAATTTCCGGGAGCCACGTCAACTAGGATTTAGGTTATGGTCAACGTGTGTGcaaatttcaattaatatgAAATCAAAAGCATGCTTTTATTGCAAAGGATTTACTCAGGGAATCTCATTGAttttgtgataatattatcttctgCTTGAGCCTTCAACACTTTTCTTGCAAAATGCAATTTTGTTTTGTAACGTacatatttatttgttttttcttctttattcgCGCATTTCTCAGCTCCATGTCCTCTTTTCTTTACCCTTTTCTCTGAGGTGTTGTGTTCTCACTCCATCAccgttacttttttttttagtagGGATGATTGCATTTTCCGTTGCTAtttagcccacgtttggttgggtgtttttagaggttggaaagggattcaattaattgaatccattacttgttgtttggtttgggtaatgacttaaccattacccttacttgagggtaacccaatcacccaatttgttacccctcaaaatagaggggaaacaaaagaaagggaatcccttactaattattcatttccattgttaaaccaaacactcaataaaagtaatggttattgttaccattccactcctttatttaattccattccctttccattcctctacttgaaccaaacgagcacttagtCTGAAACACCATCAATAAATTAAGAGCAAACGAATATTTAAATGTGATTCGTGGTTGGTTTGTTTACCTTTCAAGAAAGAGTATGCAATAGCAAAACGACAATAgtagtattattattttacaattatGAAGATACTGGTGAGAATGCACCATCCAAAAGGAAAGCAAGAATCCTCCAATACCCATAGACTGGCTACATCTATATGTGCAGAGGTAACAGAAACCTTCAACAGTAGAGGGATATTGTTGTCTCTGCTCTTTACTGCTCAGAAACTACGTCGTTACGAGGTATGAACACAAAACGCGAACCATCTAAAAGGTCGCTTGCTGTAAGCAGTCTGTACAATTGCTATATACATTTAGGCATGATACATAAGCAAGCTGCTTCCAGCAGCACAGGCAATCAGATTAGTTGTTGGATGCCAAGCCATATGCAGCAACTTAGAGTTGAAATCGTACGAAAACTCATTACTTTCTGCACTGCGGCTGTCACCTGAAGACATCGATCAAGCCAAGGTAACAGTAACAGAGATCAAATGCATGATGTAGTAAAGCTGATAAGGAGATAAGAAACAAGTAACTAGAACAGAAGGTCACCTTGCCTGTAGAAACCCCTAGCTATGTTACTTAAAGATGATCTTCGAGGTCTTGATGTGGTTTGGCTTTGGGGCTTTCTGCAATCAATATGATAGAGCAGACAGTGTAAAAGAGTATCTATTAAGACGTTCGAATCAGTAAAGTGAAAGGCAAAAAATCTGAAGATTGTTCAATGCATCTACCTAGTTGGGTTTCGGTAGGCTTCAATGGTTACTCCTTCAGCCCCACCTCCATTAGAAAATACGCGTAGAATATTGCTAATAAAGAAACAGAACCATCATTTTAGAGCATTACTAGAAAGAAAAGTTCGTAGTAATATTGCTGGCAACCATGACTAACCTGTAAGATCCAGTTGCAAAATTAAGACGGTCTTTAGCAACACAGCATTCAAACTTATCAAATATTGCGTCGTTGTTGTATAGATCTGCCAACTGTGCAATATAATGTGGATATTCAGCCGCAGGAGAAGATAATGAGACTTGTTTATATAGGCTAAAATTGAAAAAGTAAATGTGGTGGAATATATGGGAGTGAAAAAATTTGGATATGCAGAAGCCAGAGGCTATTGCAGAGCAAAGCAGATCAATACTGCAACCAGGATGGTTTTTTAATTAGGTACACAAGAACATCTTCATgcagatattatgtaaattctGCATTATTAAGCTAGAAATACTATAGTTAGGAACGTGACCCTCACCTTAGGCCGCAGGTTCTCATGAATCTTAATTGTTGCTACTGGACCAGAGTCCATATGCATATCCCATAGCTGACATAGAAAGAGAAGGCTTGATAAGAAAATCAAAAGCActgatttcttttaatttgcGTTGTTTGAGTGCATCTAAATTCAGCAATTAATGTGGAAGGAGAATTTGAAGTCTGAAAACAGACTAGAATTCATATGCACGTCAAGAGAAATGTACGAGAGACATGTAAGTTTTggtaaaatatttgaattttgttcAGGTCTTATCAATTTGGAAGGCTTATCAGAAGGTTAAGTTGGAGTGAGAAATTGGAGGCCTACTGAACTTTCCTTTGAGTCTAATCTAGAAACATGAGACAAAAGAAGCTAACGTGCAAAACCCATGTTCAATgcattcaaataaataaaaatggctGAAAGACCTTCAGATTCATGAAATCACGGCTTAAAATATGTCTTCCATCATTTGCAAACTTCATATCAGTTATTGATGCAATGATCTCTGTGAAGAAAGATTTCTGCCCATGGTATTCCTCATCTTTCAATCTATAGCAATAAAAATTTTAGGTTATGGAGATGAAGAAGTATGAAAGTGACATTCACATGAAGCTTAAAGAGGTAGAAAAACTAACACTCACATACTAGCACTGTGATCACATAGAGCTGATTTTCTCATGTCTACTAGCCGAATAAAACCTCTCGAACTGCTGTAAGCCAGCAGATTACAGTGAGATGGATGGAATTCAACTGCTGTGATCACCTCTGGACAATATTTCATGAAAATCTAATCATTCATCTTATTTTGCGT includes these proteins:
- the LOC131019912 gene encoding glutathione S-transferase T2-like, with protein sequence MDLSQDGETGIYQKKDTFWKEIVNVYNSDKPSPHIPDRTKRSLETRMQVIMSSLSKFKGCVQQIEYLNPSGASEKDIFDRAKQLLTEDPRYKKGFKFEHVWPLMKDFVKFDCPSQRSSFQAETPPESPISPDGLSSFSINLSDGSGSGSGPTQRPDGVKKTKNKRKKGEDMSNILQAINQGNKRLEEIMDNSSTKKDQIMQLQQQKIEAKKQALAFRKWEADNKILMIDTDNISDPIRREYFKQEQTRIILKRQDGSGSSNAFNMFGDEFPNFGGSGSDAGGDAGGSEGDFGPY
- the LOC131019919 gene encoding uncharacterized protein LOC131019919, which produces MPGSNNDINVLERSHLFSDLARGITPPANYVIQGKEYSVGYYLADGIYPKWSTLVQTIHEPRTAKKKHFATRQESCRKDVERAFGVLQSRFAIVANPARFWQKKHLELIMKSCIIMHNMIIEDERDLSAPIQEMREVPTPDVETVPNEARQFQEFLARYRSIKDKSAHLALRDALVDHLWEEYSNFEH